The bacterium genome contains a region encoding:
- a CDS encoding acetyltransferase, giving the protein MPKREVRLEPFDPELHSQRLRDWLHRPHVARWWGDPQLALESSLRCSPESHAVIVVGGAPVGYLCWRTPPQNELEAAGLTDLPEGLVDIDVFIGEPEFMGRGVGPRSLGLLLARWRMDPSVTVAGVGTSVSNERAIRAFEKAGFRRFREFQDPEFGGCWYMVVEVRDAT; this is encoded by the coding sequence CTTCGACCCCGAGCTCCACTCGCAGAGACTTCGGGATTGGCTGCACCGACCGCACGTGGCTCGGTGGTGGGGAGATCCCCAGCTGGCGTTGGAGAGCTCGCTGCGGTGCTCACCAGAGAGCCACGCCGTCATCGTGGTGGGCGGAGCCCCTGTGGGCTATCTGTGTTGGCGGACGCCCCCTCAGAACGAGCTCGAGGCTGCTGGGCTGACTGACCTTCCCGAAGGCCTCGTGGACATCGACGTCTTCATCGGGGAACCGGAGTTTATGGGCCGCGGTGTCGGGCCGAGATCCCTCGGTTTGCTTCTGGCTCGCTGGCGGATGGATCCCTCCGTGACAGTTGCAGGCGTAGGCACATCGGTTTCTAACGAGCGTGCCATCCGGGCGTTCGAGAAGGCTGGCTTCCGCCGGTTTCGTGAGTTCCAGGATCCGGAGTTCGGCGGCTGCTGGTACATGGTCGTAGAAGTCCGTGATGCGACCTGA